From one Actinomycetota bacterium genomic stretch:
- a CDS encoding cytochrome c-type biogenesis protein CcmH, whose protein sequence is MSGRTRQIIAGVITLVLAGIVVAGLIAGDATPEDRVNSLGQRIKCPVCQGVTIAESPSETAQTMMAITREKVAAGWTDDQIIQYFEDRYNTAILVDPPFSGKTLLVWLLPGVALIAGVALILSKMRSHRGGTS, encoded by the coding sequence ATGTCCGGCCGCACAAGACAGATCATCGCAGGCGTCATCACGTTGGTGCTCGCAGGGATCGTCGTTGCAGGTCTGATCGCCGGCGACGCGACACCCGAAGATCGTGTCAACAGTCTCGGTCAGCGCATCAAGTGTCCCGTCTGCCAGGGGGTTACGATCGCCGAGTCACCCTCCGAGACCGCCCAGACGATGATGGCGATCACTCGCGAGAAGGTTGCGGCCGGATGGACCGACGATCAGATCATCCAGTACTTCGAGGATCGTTACAATACGGCGATCCTTGTTGATCCACCCTTCTCGGGGAAGACTCTGCTCGTCTGGCTGCTGCCGGGCGTCGCGCTCATCGCAGGCGTAGCCCTCATCCTGTCGAAGATGCGTTCCCACCGGGGAGGAACGTCATGA
- a CDS encoding pyridoxamine 5'-phosphate oxidase family protein: MSTDRTTFQRHPERGTFDPADITALLDEAMICHVGFIDDGPVVIPSTYARVDDRLYLHGSPASRMMKALQSGVDVSISVALLDGLVLEPSAFHHSLNYRSVVVFGKATKVTDPQEKRAALDAIVEHLIPGRLPHLRPMTDQEVGATAVVSIPLNEASLKARSGPPTSVEAWPVWTGVIPTRITADPPESSNPRLAIPTHVAEFVHRLA; encoded by the coding sequence ATGTCTACCGACCGCACAACCTTTCAGCGTCATCCGGAACGCGGAACCTTCGACCCCGCCGACATCACAGCACTCCTGGACGAGGCGATGATCTGTCACGTGGGCTTTATCGACGATGGACCTGTGGTGATCCCTTCGACATACGCGCGTGTCGACGACCGGCTGTACCTCCACGGATCGCCGGCGAGCCGAATGATGAAAGCCCTGCAATCCGGTGTCGACGTGTCCATTTCGGTGGCCTTGCTCGACGGTCTGGTGCTCGAACCCTCTGCGTTCCATCACTCGCTCAACTACCGGTCGGTGGTCGTGTTCGGAAAGGCCACCAAGGTCACCGATCCGCAGGAGAAGCGAGCTGCACTCGACGCTATCGTCGAACACCTCATTCCCGGACGGCTCCCTCATCTGCGTCCGATGACCGACCAAGAAGTGGGCGCGACCGCGGTCGTTTCGATTCCGCTCAACGAAGCATCTCTGAAAGCCCGTTCGGGACCACCGACGTCGGTGGAAGCATGGCCGGTGTGGACGGGTGTCATCCCGACCCGGATAACTGCGGATCCTCCTGAATCCTCGAATCCCCGGCTAGCAATCCCCACTCACGTCGCCGAGTTCGTCCACCGTCTTGCGTGA
- the aceE gene encoding pyruvate dehydrogenase (acetyl-transferring), homodimeric type — protein MNIDRFVQQLPDTDPTETQEWLDSLDQLIAIEGKTRARYLLSRMLLRAREQQVGIPATINTPYVNTIPAEEQAWFPGDDVLEKRIRRFIRWNAAVMVVRANHAAEGIGGHLSTFASSAALYEVGFNHFFRGKDDGSSGDQIFFQGHAAPGIYARAFLERRLTEDQLDHFRLEVAGQGISSYPHPRLMPNFWEYPTVSMGLGPLNSVYLARFNRYLHNRHIDDTSQSRVWAFLGDGEMDEPEALAGVGIAAREGLDNLTWVINANLQRLDGPVRGNGKIIQELEAMLRGAGWNVIKVIWGSGWDGLLARDVDGVLVNKMNSTLDGEYQKYAVESGEYIRENFFGPDLRLRKLVEHLSDDQLRKLPRGGHDYHKIYAAYRAAVEHEGRPTAIIAKTIKGWTLGPSVEARNATHQIKKLTGRELIGLRDRLHLQEEIPDEMLTEDREPPYYRPDVGTPEYEYLMERRKTLGGSVPKRSVRIRRPIELPGPDPFSEFDAGSSAQEFSTTMAFTRLLRNLARHETFGPRVVPIIPDEGRTFGMDSLFKELKIYAPHGQRYVPVDAGLLLSYEEATDGQILEEGITEAGAIASWTAAATAYAHRGVPMVPFYTFYSMFGFQRIGDFMWAAADARARGFLMGATAGRTTLLGEGLQHQDGHSLLLASTIPSCEAYDPAFAYELATIIQRGIERMYGSDGEDVFYYITIYNENYTQPPKPADVDQGIIDGLYRWAPAPEGPSLQATLLFSGTAHAAAREARHQLAEHYDVGVELWSATSYKRLREESLSTERWNRLHPGAEPRVPLVTRLLNGAAGPIVAVTDFLKAVPDQIARWVPRRFIPLGTDGYGRSDTREALRHFFETDTGHVVVAVLSSLEAEGAVPAEVVADAIARYEIDPDLPDPRISWPDVSEE, from the coding sequence GTGAATATCGACCGCTTCGTGCAGCAACTCCCCGACACCGACCCCACCGAGACCCAAGAATGGCTCGACTCCCTTGACCAACTCATCGCCATCGAAGGCAAGACCAGGGCGCGGTATCTGCTGTCTCGCATGTTGCTGCGCGCCAGGGAGCAGCAGGTGGGGATCCCCGCCACGATCAACACACCCTATGTCAATACGATCCCGGCCGAGGAACAGGCGTGGTTCCCGGGGGACGACGTGCTCGAGAAGCGCATCCGCAGGTTCATCCGCTGGAACGCCGCCGTCATGGTCGTGCGTGCCAACCATGCAGCGGAGGGAATCGGAGGGCACCTGTCCACATTCGCCTCGTCGGCTGCTCTCTACGAAGTCGGCTTCAACCATTTCTTCCGAGGGAAGGATGATGGGTCCTCCGGCGACCAGATCTTCTTCCAGGGTCATGCAGCTCCGGGCATCTATGCCCGTGCCTTTCTCGAACGCCGCCTGACCGAGGACCAACTCGACCATTTCAGGCTCGAGGTCGCCGGCCAGGGCATCTCCTCGTACCCGCACCCCCGGTTGATGCCGAACTTCTGGGAATACCCGACCGTCTCGATGGGACTGGGTCCGCTCAACTCCGTCTATCTGGCCCGTTTCAACCGGTACCTCCACAATCGCCATATCGACGACACCTCGCAGTCGCGTGTCTGGGCGTTCCTCGGCGATGGGGAGATGGACGAGCCCGAAGCGCTTGCCGGAGTGGGCATCGCGGCACGGGAAGGTCTCGACAACCTCACGTGGGTCATCAACGCCAATCTTCAGCGCCTCGACGGCCCTGTGCGGGGCAACGGAAAGATCATTCAGGAACTGGAAGCCATGCTTCGCGGCGCCGGCTGGAACGTCATCAAGGTGATCTGGGGATCCGGTTGGGACGGGTTGCTCGCGAGGGATGTCGACGGCGTGCTCGTCAACAAGATGAACAGCACCCTCGACGGCGAGTATCAGAAATACGCCGTCGAGTCCGGCGAGTACATCAGGGAGAACTTCTTCGGACCCGACTTGCGGCTGCGCAAACTCGTCGAGCATCTCAGTGACGACCAGCTACGCAAACTCCCTCGTGGCGGGCATGACTACCACAAGATCTATGCCGCCTACCGGGCCGCGGTCGAACACGAGGGCCGCCCGACGGCGATCATCGCCAAGACGATCAAGGGTTGGACCCTCGGTCCGTCGGTGGAGGCCCGCAATGCAACTCACCAGATCAAGAAGCTCACCGGACGTGAGCTGATCGGGCTTCGGGATCGCCTCCATCTGCAAGAAGAGATCCCCGACGAGATGCTGACCGAAGACAGGGAGCCGCCGTACTACAGGCCTGACGTGGGCACCCCCGAGTACGAGTATTTGATGGAGCGCCGAAAGACGCTCGGCGGTTCCGTCCCGAAACGAAGTGTGAGAATCCGCAGGCCGATCGAGCTGCCGGGACCGGACCCGTTCTCCGAATTCGATGCGGGTTCGAGCGCGCAGGAGTTCTCGACGACGATGGCGTTCACACGACTCCTCCGCAACCTGGCTCGCCACGAGACGTTCGGCCCCAGAGTCGTTCCGATCATCCCCGACGAAGGCCGCACATTCGGGATGGATTCGCTGTTCAAAGAGTTGAAGATCTACGCGCCGCACGGACAGCGCTACGTCCCCGTCGACGCAGGGCTCCTCCTTTCCTATGAAGAGGCAACCGACGGCCAGATCCTCGAAGAGGGAATCACCGAGGCGGGAGCGATTGCTTCCTGGACCGCTGCAGCAACGGCGTATGCACACCGCGGGGTGCCGATGGTGCCGTTCTACACCTTCTACTCCATGTTCGGCTTCCAACGTATCGGCGACTTCATGTGGGCAGCGGCCGATGCCCGCGCCCGGGGGTTCCTCATGGGAGCGACGGCCGGACGCACGACACTCCTCGGCGAAGGGCTCCAGCATCAGGATGGGCACAGCCTCCTGCTCGCCTCCACCATCCCATCCTGCGAAGCGTACGACCCGGCGTTCGCCTATGAACTGGCGACGATCATCCAACGGGGCATCGAGCGCATGTACGGCAGCGACGGAGAGGACGTCTTCTACTACATCACCATCTACAACGAGAATTACACCCAACCACCGAAGCCTGCAGATGTCGACCAGGGCATCATCGACGGTCTCTACCGATGGGCGCCGGCGCCAGAAGGGCCGTCACTTCAGGCAACCCTGCTTTTCTCGGGAACGGCCCACGCGGCAGCCCGGGAAGCCCGGCACCAACTCGCCGAGCACTACGACGTCGGTGTGGAACTGTGGAGCGCAACGTCCTACAAGCGCCTCCGTGAAGAATCCCTCTCCACCGAGCGCTGGAACCGCCTGCACCCGGGCGCTGAACCTCGGGTACCGCTTGTTACCCGTCTCCTCAACGGCGCCGCCGGTCCGATCGTCGCCGTGACCGACTTTCTGAAGGCGGTCCCCGATCAGATTGCCCGCTGGGTGCCTCGCCGTTTCATCCCGCTGGGCACGGACGGGTACGGACGTAGCGATACTCGTGAGGCGCTGCGCCACTTCTTCGAGACCGACACCGGGCACGTCGTCGTAGCGGTGCTGTCCTCCCTCGAGGCAGAGGGTGCGGTTCCCGCAGAAGTCGTCGCCGACGCCATCGCCAGATACGAGATCGATCCGGATTTGCCGGACCCGCGCATCTCCTGGCCTGACGTGAGTGAGGAGTGA
- a CDS encoding FAD-dependent oxidoreductase yields MQDTYVDKSFWLATYGPYTPNDPVGESMDVDVAVVGGGFTGLSTAYNLCLLEPTLRVAVLEAEVIGYGASGRNGGFSMTLFGLEPAVTKFRFGVQRTVEAHRYMERAVDYVDDLVRSRNLQSDYWFPGFLRVATTPAYSKRIQHDMKLLTDMGITGIEWWDADRVREQVDSPLFLGAWWEPRSGLLNPAKHVRELKRIAEEAGAVIYEHSPVSQIDRGDRFRLQTPGGTVTAGRIVLATNAYSHLLPGLRRSQAPVFTHMVVTEPLSDEQLEVIGWSNRQGIEDARNLVHYFRLTADNRLAMGGSDVSLTYGTDMGRDLNERVFRDLEADVVEIFPSLAGVRFTDRWGGPVSVPVDMAPAIGFLGDPRVVYSIGCVGHGVSLSQLNGKTIADLVLERDTDLTNVWFVGRRLIPWPPEPLRFALSAGIRGYLRGEDWVHERPLRAGR; encoded by the coding sequence ATGCAGGACACCTATGTAGACAAGTCGTTTTGGCTCGCCACCTACGGTCCGTATACGCCAAACGATCCGGTGGGCGAATCGATGGATGTCGACGTGGCCGTAGTCGGTGGCGGCTTCACCGGACTTTCGACCGCCTACAACCTGTGCCTGCTCGAGCCGACACTGCGAGTCGCGGTCCTGGAAGCCGAGGTGATCGGCTACGGGGCCAGCGGTCGCAACGGTGGCTTCTCCATGACGCTGTTCGGTCTCGAACCGGCAGTCACGAAGTTCCGGTTCGGGGTCCAGCGGACCGTGGAGGCACATCGATACATGGAGCGGGCGGTCGACTATGTCGACGACCTGGTTCGTAGCCGGAACCTTCAATCCGACTACTGGTTCCCCGGCTTTCTGCGGGTGGCGACCACGCCCGCCTACAGCAAACGCATCCAGCACGACATGAAGTTGCTCACCGACATGGGTATCACCGGCATCGAGTGGTGGGACGCCGATCGGGTGCGGGAGCAGGTTGATTCCCCCTTGTTCCTCGGTGCCTGGTGGGAGCCCCGTTCGGGCCTCTTGAATCCGGCCAAGCACGTGAGGGAGTTGAAGAGGATCGCCGAGGAGGCCGGTGCTGTGATCTATGAGCACAGTCCGGTTTCACAGATCGATCGCGGTGATCGTTTCAGACTCCAGACGCCGGGAGGGACGGTCACTGCGGGTCGTATCGTGCTGGCCACCAACGCCTACTCGCATCTGTTGCCGGGGTTGCGTCGTTCCCAGGCGCCCGTCTTCACGCATATGGTCGTCACCGAACCGCTCTCCGATGAGCAACTGGAGGTCATCGGTTGGTCGAACCGGCAGGGCATCGAGGATGCCCGTAACCTGGTGCACTACTTCAGGCTCACCGCCGACAACCGCTTGGCGATGGGAGGGAGTGACGTGTCGCTCACGTATGGGACCGACATGGGTCGCGATCTCAACGAGCGCGTGTTCCGAGACCTCGAAGCCGACGTCGTCGAGATCTTTCCTTCCCTTGCAGGAGTGCGGTTTACGGATCGGTGGGGTGGGCCGGTGTCGGTACCGGTCGACATGGCGCCGGCCATCGGCTTCTTGGGGGACCCGAGGGTCGTGTACTCGATCGGATGTGTCGGGCACGGCGTGTCGCTGTCTCAACTCAACGGAAAGACGATTGCAGATCTGGTGCTCGAGCGTGACACCGACCTGACCAACGTCTGGTTCGTGGGACGTCGGCTGATTCCGTGGCCTCCGGAACCGCTCCGATTTGCCCTCTCGGCCGGCATCCGAGGCTATCTGCGGGGCGAGGACTGGGTCCACGAGCGTCCCCTGCGTGCAGGGCGCTGA
- a CDS encoding threonine/serine dehydratase: protein MGRLPVFEDVQAAADRIAAFVHRTPIMTSATLDRDLGASVFFKCENLQKIGAFKARGAVNAVLSLEEGTAARGVVTHSSGNHGQALAYAASIRKIPCAVVMPDTAPRIKVDAVRGYGADVVFCAQSEREVTAERVCAERGATIVHPFNDPVVIAGQGTAALELVAQVEGLDLLVAPIGGGGLLSGTTLVAEALLPSAVVVGAEPEMVDDAYRSLVSGFLQPRVPRAATIADGLITGMGELAFEILRERRVEIVTVSEEQIVAAARFFAERMKLVVEPSGATSLAGVRAMGERVAGLRVGVIISGGNTDFSWLPR from the coding sequence ATGGGCAGACTTCCCGTGTTCGAGGACGTGCAGGCCGCCGCGGATCGGATCGCGGCCTTCGTACATCGCACCCCGATCATGACCTCCGCGACACTCGACCGTGATCTTGGCGCGTCGGTGTTCTTCAAATGTGAGAACCTCCAGAAGATCGGTGCCTTCAAAGCCAGAGGAGCCGTGAACGCGGTCCTTTCCCTGGAAGAGGGCACTGCCGCCCGTGGAGTCGTGACGCATTCGTCGGGGAACCACGGGCAGGCGCTCGCCTATGCGGCGTCGATCCGGAAGATCCCCTGTGCCGTCGTCATGCCGGATACGGCTCCACGGATCAAGGTCGACGCGGTGCGGGGCTACGGGGCCGACGTGGTGTTCTGCGCGCAGTCCGAGCGGGAGGTCACTGCGGAACGGGTGTGCGCCGAACGGGGAGCGACGATCGTTCACCCGTTCAACGACCCGGTGGTGATCGCCGGTCAGGGCACTGCCGCATTGGAGCTGGTGGCCCAGGTCGAGGGTCTGGATCTCCTCGTGGCGCCGATCGGAGGGGGAGGTCTGCTGTCGGGAACGACGCTGGTGGCCGAAGCGCTCCTCCCGTCGGCCGTGGTCGTGGGGGCCGAACCCGAGATGGTCGATGACGCGTACCGGTCGCTGGTCAGCGGGTTTCTCCAGCCAAGGGTGCCTCGCGCGGCGACGATCGCGGACGGCCTGATCACGGGGATGGGAGAGTTGGCCTTCGAGATCCTGCGGGAGCGTAGGGTCGAGATCGTGACGGTTTCCGAAGAGCAGATCGTCGCCGCGGCAAGGTTCTTTGCGGAGAGGATGAAGCTGGTGGTCGAGCCGTCGGGGGCGACGAGCCTGGCGGGCGTTCGGGCGATGGGAGAGCGCGTCGCCGGCCTGCGGGTCGGGGTGATCATCTCAGGCGGCAACACCGACTTCTCCTGGCTACCCCGTTGA
- a CDS encoding aminotransferase class V-fold PLP-dependent enzyme, whose protein sequence is MDIHALRADTPGCSDVVHFNNAGTSLPPRPVIDAQIAWIRREAVTGGYEMAEDLQEQVAGVYHSLARLIGAEASEIALMENATAAWWQAFHGLDLHGKTVLTSEVDYGANFITYLQAARRDDVNTVVVPSDESGQISLEELEKHLDGRVGLLAVSHMPTNGGLVNPAAEIGALARKAGVPFLLDACQTVGQMPIDVDAIGCTFLSATGRKYLRGPRGTGFLYARSSFLEVDEPLMLDHFGASWVEPDRYVLRPDARRYETWESNHAIKAGLGVAAEYAMSVGLESIAGRVFALAAELRDKLAGIGVPTYDLGRVKGGIVTFSVPGVDSATVKRELRAQSINTSLVDSTSTLIDARRRHLPEMVRASVHYYNTSAEIDTLIAALEPWSSRSRDASRG, encoded by the coding sequence ATGGACATACATGCGCTTCGCGCCGACACCCCCGGATGTTCCGACGTCGTTCACTTCAACAATGCCGGCACTTCGCTGCCTCCACGGCCGGTCATCGACGCGCAGATTGCCTGGATCCGTCGGGAGGCCGTCACCGGCGGGTACGAGATGGCGGAAGATCTCCAGGAGCAGGTCGCCGGTGTCTACCACTCCCTTGCCCGATTGATCGGTGCCGAAGCGAGTGAGATCGCGCTGATGGAGAACGCCACCGCTGCCTGGTGGCAGGCGTTCCACGGCCTCGACCTGCACGGCAAGACGGTGCTCACCTCCGAGGTCGACTACGGGGCGAACTTCATCACCTATCTGCAGGCTGCCCGGCGCGACGACGTGAACACGGTCGTCGTTCCCTCGGATGAGTCTGGGCAGATCTCCCTCGAGGAACTCGAGAAGCATCTCGATGGGCGCGTCGGGCTGCTCGCCGTGTCACACATGCCGACGAACGGCGGGCTCGTCAACCCGGCAGCAGAGATCGGGGCGCTGGCCCGCAAAGCAGGCGTTCCGTTCCTCCTCGATGCGTGTCAAACGGTCGGCCAGATGCCGATCGATGTTGACGCCATCGGGTGCACCTTCCTCTCGGCGACCGGTCGCAAGTACCTGCGGGGGCCGCGGGGCACCGGTTTCCTGTACGCGCGATCGTCGTTCCTGGAGGTCGACGAACCGTTGATGCTCGATCACTTCGGTGCTTCCTGGGTCGAGCCCGACCGGTACGTTCTGCGTCCCGACGCCCGCCGTTATGAGACGTGGGAATCGAATCACGCGATCAAAGCCGGGCTGGGAGTCGCAGCCGAGTATGCGATGTCGGTGGGACTCGAGTCGATCGCGGGGCGGGTCTTCGCCCTTGCGGCAGAACTGCGGGACAAGCTCGCCGGGATCGGGGTGCCCACGTACGACCTCGGTCGGGTGAAAGGGGGGATCGTCACCTTCTCGGTGCCCGGAGTGGATTCGGCAACCGTCAAGCGAGAGCTCCGTGCGCAATCCATCAACACGTCGCTCGTCGATTCCACATCCACGCTCATCGACGCCAGGCGCCGGCACCTTCCGGAGATGGTTCGCGCGTCGGTGCACTACTACAACACGAGTGCAGAGATCGACACACTGATCGCCGCGCTCGAGCCGTGGTCTTCCCGTTCTCGTGACGCTTCACGGGGATAA
- the fdhF gene encoding formate dehydrogenase subunit alpha: protein MHRDRLTRPLVREDGVLRPASWDEALDRAAGGIQAVTSRYGPGAFGVMSCSKGTNEMNYLAQKFVRMAVGTNTIDSCNRTUHAPSVVGLATVFGAGGGTSSYREAEDTGLIVLWGSNARDAHPIFFHHVLKGIRHGAKLIVIDPRRSSSATFADLWLGLDVGSDIALANAVGREIITAGLHDREFIERATSGFDDYRTAVDAWTLDRAANVTGVPADAISELAHAYALAPTAQLCWTLGITEHHCGTDNVFSLINLALLTGHIGRWGSGLVPLRGQNNVQGGADMGALPNKLPGFKDVSDDTERARFEAAYGTKLPAEPGWHISQMFDAMEREDLRSLYIIGENPAQSEADATRVRKLLAGLDHLVVQDMFLTKTAELADVVLPAAAGWAETDGTFTSSERRVQLVRRALDPPGEARDDLVIIADLAARMGCDWGHPVAEEVWDELRGLSSIHAGMSYERLASHGGLQWPCRDTDDPGRPFLHGRLWDDPVTGPKAPFTPVEWSPPVDRLDEEFPIRLTTGRRLDSYNTGVQSGRYSSPKRWGESIDLSPEDAAALGLANGDLARVTSRRGSVEAPVRTDPNLRPGLAFLTFHFPDQVDTNVLTLDAWDPKSGTSEYKATAVRIERLGEPS from the coding sequence ATGCATCGAGATCGGCTCACCCGCCCGCTCGTCCGGGAAGATGGGGTTCTTCGACCGGCATCATGGGACGAGGCGCTCGACAGAGCAGCCGGCGGCATTCAGGCCGTCACCAGTCGGTACGGTCCGGGAGCGTTCGGGGTGATGAGCTGTTCCAAAGGCACCAACGAGATGAACTACCTCGCACAGAAGTTCGTCCGTATGGCCGTTGGCACCAATACGATCGACTCGTGTAACCGTACCTGACACGCTCCCAGTGTCGTCGGTCTGGCGACAGTGTTCGGAGCAGGTGGCGGAACGAGTTCCTACAGGGAAGCCGAGGACACCGGCCTCATCGTCCTGTGGGGCTCCAACGCGCGCGACGCACACCCGATCTTCTTTCATCATGTCCTCAAGGGGATCCGCCACGGTGCAAAGCTGATCGTCATCGATCCCAGGCGCAGCTCGTCCGCGACGTTCGCCGATCTCTGGCTCGGTCTGGACGTTGGATCCGACATCGCCCTTGCCAACGCCGTCGGGCGCGAGATCATCACCGCCGGCTTGCACGATCGCGAGTTCATCGAACGCGCCACGAGCGGCTTCGATGATTACCGGACCGCCGTGGACGCGTGGACGCTGGACCGGGCGGCGAACGTCACCGGCGTTCCTGCAGATGCGATCTCCGAGCTCGCCCACGCCTACGCGCTCGCGCCGACGGCCCAACTGTGCTGGACTCTCGGCATCACCGAGCATCACTGTGGGACCGACAACGTCTTCTCACTGATCAACCTGGCATTGCTCACCGGACACATCGGCCGGTGGGGATCCGGTCTGGTTCCCTTGCGGGGCCAGAACAACGTCCAGGGAGGAGCGGACATGGGTGCGCTTCCGAACAAGCTCCCCGGCTTCAAGGACGTGTCGGACGATACGGAGCGGGCCCGGTTCGAAGCAGCGTACGGTACGAAGCTGCCGGCCGAACCGGGATGGCACATCTCGCAGATGTTCGACGCGATGGAACGTGAGGATCTCAGGTCCCTGTACATCATTGGAGAGAACCCGGCACAGTCCGAAGCCGATGCGACGAGGGTGCGCAAGCTTCTCGCCGGCCTCGATCATCTCGTCGTGCAAGACATGTTCCTCACCAAGACGGCAGAGCTTGCCGATGTGGTCCTGCCGGCGGCGGCAGGCTGGGCCGAGACGGACGGCACCTTCACCTCGTCGGAACGTCGGGTGCAGCTCGTGCGAAGAGCTTTGGATCCGCCCGGTGAGGCGAGAGACGACCTTGTGATCATCGCCGACCTTGCCGCACGCATGGGCTGTGACTGGGGCCATCCGGTTGCAGAGGAAGTGTGGGATGAACTGCGGGGGCTCTCTTCGATCCATGCGGGAATGAGCTATGAGCGTCTGGCATCTCACGGCGGTCTTCAATGGCCGTGCCGCGACACGGACGATCCCGGTCGGCCGTTCCTTCACGGCCGTCTCTGGGACGATCCGGTGACCGGCCCCAAGGCACCGTTCACGCCCGTCGAGTGGAGTCCCCCCGTCGACCGGCTCGACGAGGAGTTTCCCATCAGGCTGACCACGGGACGCCGACTCGATAGTTACAACACCGGTGTGCAATCCGGACGGTACTCGTCGCCGAAGCGATGGGGTGAGAGCATCGATCTCTCACCGGAGGACGCCGCCGCCCTCGGGCTTGCCAATGGCGATCTGGCGCGTGTCACGTCGAGACGTGGATCTGTCGAGGCGCCCGTACGCACCGATCCCAACCTGAGACCGGGCCTGGCGTTCCTGACGTTCCATTTCCCCGATCAGGTGGACACGAACGTGCTCACGTTGGATGCGTGGGATCCCAAGTCGGGAACGTCCGAATACAAGGCGACGGCGGTCAGGATCGAACGGCTTGGAGAGCCCTCATGA
- a CDS encoding NADH-quinone oxidoreductase subunit E — MNVIGDAERRAIDAVLGPATLGWDASARTATGGRVARGGAALKARRHLLLPALQAAQRAMGWITPEALDYLDQRLGVSPAESFGVATFYDLLDTAPGPDTAIRVCDDIACAGSAQLIADTRARHGDAATVEPVSCLGHCAHGSAALVRVAGRQDVTVAPASLEGIDAAIAGETAPVVVDRIGGRLALLSRVGVVDPSSLDDYRSHGGYAALEKALRMGPAAVIAEIDLSLLRGRGGASFPTGRKWAAAARSESTPKYVVCNADESEPGTFKDRVILENDPFAIVEALTIAGLAVGASQGFVYVRGEYPLAAERVENAVSVAREAGLLGPSVMGSGFEFDVDVRSGAGAYVCGEETALFNSIEGFRGEPRVKPPFPTDAGLFGKPTVINNVETLANILSIVAGGGKAYAASGRDGSTGTKLFPVSGSVAMPGLYEAPCSTPLGEIIEMAGGVIGTFRAALVGGAAGVFMGPDRLDDIMSFERLATLGESYGSGAIVVFDETSNLDAVVRRIADFFRRESCGQCVPCRIGTVAQQEALGRFLDGDDSRREILADVDRVMTDASICGLGRTAASAIRSALRLGLIGGAP; from the coding sequence ATGAACGTGATCGGCGATGCGGAGCGTAGGGCGATCGACGCCGTATTGGGTCCGGCGACACTCGGTTGGGATGCATCGGCGCGAACGGCAACCGGTGGTCGTGTCGCTCGAGGCGGTGCCGCGCTGAAAGCTCGACGCCACTTGCTCCTGCCGGCGCTGCAGGCGGCGCAGCGAGCCATGGGATGGATCACGCCCGAGGCTCTCGACTATCTCGACCAACGGCTCGGAGTGTCGCCGGCCGAGTCGTTCGGGGTCGCAACGTTCTACGACCTCCTGGACACCGCTCCAGGACCCGACACGGCGATCAGGGTGTGCGACGACATCGCCTGCGCGGGCAGCGCCCAACTCATTGCCGACACGAGAGCCCGTCACGGCGATGCTGCCACCGTCGAACCGGTGTCATGCCTCGGGCACTGTGCCCACGGTTCTGCCGCGCTGGTCCGTGTGGCCGGCCGGCAGGACGTGACTGTTGCCCCCGCTTCGCTCGAAGGCATCGACGCTGCGATAGCGGGTGAAACGGCACCTGTCGTGGTCGACCGTATCGGTGGACGGTTGGCTCTTCTCTCGAGAGTCGGCGTCGTCGATCCGTCCAGCCTCGACGACTACCGCAGCCATGGTGGCTACGCGGCATTGGAGAAAGCCTTGAGGATGGGTCCGGCCGCGGTGATTGCGGAGATCGATCTCTCACTCCTGCGGGGCAGGGGCGGCGCTTCGTTCCCGACGGGTCGAAAATGGGCGGCGGCGGCGCGTTCCGAGTCGACACCCAAGTACGTTGTCTGCAACGCCGACGAGTCCGAACCGGGGACGTTCAAGGACCGGGTCATTCTGGAGAACGACCCGTTCGCCATCGTGGAAGCCCTCACCATCGCAGGGCTTGCCGTGGGCGCCTCGCAGGGCTTCGTCTACGTGCGCGGCGAGTACCCGCTGGCCGCGGAGCGTGTCGAGAACGCAGTGTCGGTGGCACGAGAAGCCGGTCTGCTCGGGCCTTCGGTAATGGGATCCGGCTTCGAGTTCGATGTCGATGTGCGGAGCGGTGCCGGCGCATATGTGTGTGGAGAGGAGACTGCGCTCTTCAATTCGATCGAAGGTTTTCGCGGCGAGCCGCGAGTGAAACCTCCGTTCCCGACAGACGCGGGACTCTTCGGCAAACCGACGGTGATCAACAACGTCGAGACACTCGCCAACATCTTGTCGATCGTCGCCGGGGGAGGTAAGGCGTACGCCGCGTCGGGGCGTGATGGATCCACGGGAACGAAACTGTTCCCGGTCTCCGGGAGCGTTGCCATGCCCGGCCTCTACGAAGCGCCGTGCTCCACCCCGCTCGGCGAGATCATCGAGATGGCCGGCGGAGTGATCGGAACGTTTCGTGCTGCTCTGGTCGGGGGCGCCGCAGGAGTCTTCATGGGCCCCGACCGGTTGGACGATATCATGTCGTTCGAGCGCCTCGCGACCCTTGGTGAATCGTACGGGTCCGGTGCGATCGTCGTATTCGATGAAACGTCGAATCTGGATGCCGTCGTACGGCGGATTGCCGACTTCTTTCGCCGGGAATCATGCGGACAGTGCGTGCCGTGCCGGATCGGGACCGTTGCCCAGCAGGAGGCGCTCGGTCGTTTCCTGGACGGTGATGACAGTCGGCGCGAGATCCTCGCCGATGTGGACAGGGTCATGACGGACGCCTCCATCTGCGGCCTGGGGCGTACCGCTGCATCGGCGATCCGATCGGCTCTGCGCCTGGGGCTGATCGGAGGTGCGCCATGA